A portion of the Edaphobacter lichenicola genome contains these proteins:
- a CDS encoding NAD-dependent epimerase/dehydratase family protein: protein MPLNVPNNATLAAELPKRLFLTGGSGYVGRNLIRHFTRIGVEIVALVRNDLGAITVERLGARPVRSELLSGSLLSSMQGCDTLIHAAADTTHGFGNAQQAQINVEGTRRVLETARAAGVRRAVHISTDSVLIAGKPLIGVEEDSPFPKKPAGSYSRTKGEAERVACSLATKDFAVLIVRPRFVWGRDDTTALPQLVGAVSSGKFAWIGEGKYFTSTTHIANLCEGVERALERGSSRQAYFITDSEPVQFREFVTALLETQGLTAPTKNIPRSLVRTMAMLGDSLYKITRGKITPPVSLQDFATMGVEVTLSTVKARNELGYVPVITREAGLSELRRNAYAEAL, encoded by the coding sequence ATGCCACTCAATGTCCCAAACAACGCAACGCTAGCAGCTGAGCTGCCAAAGAGGCTCTTTCTTACAGGTGGAAGTGGATACGTTGGTCGCAATTTGATCCGTCACTTCACGCGAATTGGCGTAGAAATCGTGGCTCTCGTACGCAATGATCTTGGTGCGATAACGGTCGAACGTTTGGGCGCGAGGCCGGTCAGAAGCGAGCTTCTTTCAGGATCGCTCCTTTCCTCTATGCAAGGCTGCGACACGCTCATTCATGCAGCAGCGGATACAACCCATGGCTTTGGTAACGCTCAGCAAGCGCAAATCAACGTAGAAGGAACGCGTCGTGTCCTAGAGACTGCTCGTGCAGCGGGAGTGCGGCGTGCTGTGCACATCAGTACCGACTCTGTGTTGATCGCTGGCAAGCCGCTGATTGGGGTTGAAGAAGATTCTCCTTTTCCGAAGAAGCCGGCGGGCTCCTACTCTCGTACCAAGGGTGAAGCCGAACGCGTCGCTTGTTCTCTTGCCACCAAAGACTTTGCAGTCTTGATCGTACGACCGCGTTTTGTCTGGGGCCGCGACGATACCACGGCCCTTCCGCAGTTGGTCGGCGCAGTAAGCTCTGGCAAATTTGCTTGGATCGGCGAAGGAAAATATTTCACCTCTACCACGCACATCGCAAATCTCTGCGAAGGTGTGGAGCGCGCGCTTGAGCGGGGCAGCAGCCGTCAGGCCTACTTCATTACGGACAGCGAGCCCGTTCAATTTCGTGAATTTGTGACAGCGCTTCTAGAAACCCAGGGGCTCACCGCACCAACCAAGAACATTCCTCGATCACTTGTACGAACCATGGCGATGCTGGGCGACAGCTTGTACAAGATCACGAGGGGCAAGATCACGCCGCCGGTCAGCTTACAGGACTTCGCGACCATGGGTGTGGAAGTGACGCTCAGTACGGTGAAGGCTCGCAATGAGCTTGGCTACGTACCAGTGATCACGCGAGAGGCAGGGCTATCGGAGCTGCGTCGGAATGCCTACGCTGAAGCTCTCTGA
- a CDS encoding Gfo/Idh/MocA family protein, translated as MHAATASSNARITGLVTGHPAEKGVKFGALYNVPKNSIYNYETFDRLRDNPAVDAVYIALPNSMHCEFTIRAAEAGKHVLCEKPMAISSAECRRMIEACRLANVKLMIGYRTHYDATFRKLRELVRSGALGEIQSYQGGFYGMRNKQQWRLDRTLAGGGSLLDLGIYPLNTIRWFTGEEPESCRALVATRDKSGAYASVEQSIDWMVKFPSGILASGGSSYGQSGTNFLAINGTTGHLRLEPAFVYGDAILKYTGTSGDADLSGAGPVYDPDQFVSEATHFADCILHNSKPLTSGEEGLADLLAIEAIYAAAGTPIA; from the coding sequence ATGCACGCAGCAACAGCCTCCTCCAATGCACGGATCACTGGCCTGGTTACCGGCCATCCCGCAGAGAAGGGAGTAAAGTTCGGTGCGCTCTACAACGTGCCAAAGAACTCTATTTACAACTACGAGACCTTCGATCGGCTAAGAGACAATCCTGCAGTCGATGCGGTTTACATCGCACTACCCAACAGCATGCACTGCGAGTTCACGATACGAGCGGCTGAGGCGGGCAAACATGTGCTGTGCGAAAAGCCCATGGCCATCTCGTCAGCAGAGTGCCGTCGCATGATCGAGGCGTGTCGTCTCGCAAACGTCAAACTGATGATTGGATACCGCACCCACTACGATGCGACGTTTCGCAAGCTTCGAGAACTTGTACGCTCTGGCGCCCTCGGAGAGATCCAGTCCTATCAGGGAGGTTTCTACGGTATGCGAAATAAACAGCAATGGAGGCTTGATCGCACTCTTGCTGGAGGCGGCTCTCTGCTGGACCTTGGCATCTATCCTCTGAACACCATACGCTGGTTCACCGGCGAAGAGCCCGAATCGTGCCGCGCCCTGGTGGCGACGCGTGACAAGAGTGGGGCGTACGCGAGCGTCGAGCAGAGTATTGACTGGATGGTGAAGTTTCCTTCCGGCATTCTCGCAAGCGGTGGCAGTTCGTACGGCCAGAGCGGTACCAATTTCCTCGCAATCAACGGAACAACTGGACACCTTAGACTCGAGCCTGCCTTCGTCTATGGAGATGCGATCCTGAAGTACACCGGTACCTCTGGCGATGCTGATCTGTCAGGAGCTGGCCCCGTCTATGATCCCGACCAGTTTGTCTCAGAGGCAACCCACTTCGCCGATTGCATTCTTCACAACTCTAAACCGTTGACTTCAGGCGAGGAGGGCTTGGCCGATCTACTAGCGATCGAAGCAATCTACGCCGCAGCAGGAACTCCAATCGCTTGA
- a CDS encoding TetR/AcrR family transcriptional regulator, translating into MGRKRVIEPERILDAAEAVVGRQGAAQLTIDAVAAEAGIGKASLLYHYRSKHALIAAVIDRAVRNDNAFNEARARSLGQVPSAVIRGRIAAAVAPLPDEFRAVALNLCAALAQDETLRAAIKDNQKKVISSIVRTSAKPKGALLAYLALEGLKLLESLDYHNWPPKERKKILRDISWLVDQSPAPRKPMAARRPRTTDLS; encoded by the coding sequence TTGGGACGAAAACGAGTCATCGAACCAGAGCGGATTCTGGACGCTGCGGAAGCAGTTGTAGGACGGCAAGGCGCCGCACAGCTCACAATCGATGCAGTAGCAGCCGAGGCTGGGATTGGCAAGGCCAGCCTGCTTTATCACTACAGATCGAAGCACGCCTTGATTGCCGCAGTCATCGATCGAGCTGTGCGCAACGACAACGCCTTCAATGAAGCGAGGGCCCGCAGCCTTGGACAGGTGCCAAGTGCTGTCATCCGTGGCCGCATCGCGGCTGCCGTCGCACCTTTACCCGACGAATTCCGAGCCGTTGCTCTTAATCTTTGCGCGGCCCTGGCGCAGGACGAGACATTACGAGCTGCAATCAAGGACAACCAGAAAAAAGTGATTTCAAGCATTGTCAGGACCTCGGCAAAGCCTAAAGGGGCGCTCCTTGCGTACTTAGCCTTGGAAGGTCTCAAATTGCTCGAAAGCCTCGACTACCACAACTGGCCACCGAAGGAGCGGAAAAAGATCCTTCGTGACATCAGTTGGCTTGTGGATCAGTCACCAGCACCCAGGAAGCCAATGGCAGCCAGACGACCCAGAACTACCGATCTTTCTTAG
- a CDS encoding nuclear transport factor 2 family protein codes for MTTQELANQLVKLCKEGKFAEAVGSLYSNDIVSMEAGAPPGGSRESKGLDAVKAKGKWWEENHEVHGATVEGPLVAGSHFAVTFKLDVTFKPQNKRFTMEEVGVYKVKDGKVVYEEFFYDM; via the coding sequence ATGACAACCCAGGAACTAGCCAATCAACTCGTGAAGCTATGTAAAGAAGGTAAGTTCGCCGAAGCAGTCGGTAGCCTCTACTCAAACGACATCGTGAGTATGGAGGCCGGGGCACCTCCAGGAGGATCTCGCGAGTCCAAGGGCCTGGACGCGGTGAAGGCCAAGGGCAAGTGGTGGGAAGAAAATCACGAAGTGCATGGCGCTACGGTCGAAGGCCCACTTGTAGCCGGATCACACTTCGCCGTCACCTTCAAACTTGACGTCACCTTCAAACCTCAGAACAAGCGCTTCACAATGGAAGAGGTCGGCGTCTATAAAGTCAAAGACGGCAAGGTCGTCTACGAAGAGTTCTTCTACGATATGTAA
- a CDS encoding proline dehydrogenase family protein, which produces MGRKMSGRFVAGMSGEEALAACQRVNHEGIAVSLDSLGESVTTEPEAQKSADIYHQLLDAIEVRKLNANVSVKLSQVGMDFDPALAERIVGEMVQHAAAVKSFVRIDMEGSPYTEATIAMTERLAAKFPGAVGTVLQAYLFRTEADTERLLGQGIRIRLCKGAYKEGPEVAFPAKADVDANYVKLMKRMVTFSNNGKGVFCGIATHDEAIVDQMRSFVRENNIEKHAFEFQMLYGVRRDLQRKLAADGFGVRVYIPFGPEWYPYFMRRLAERPANVLFLAKNFFKN; this is translated from the coding sequence ATGGGCCGTAAGATGTCCGGCCGCTTCGTCGCCGGCATGTCGGGGGAAGAGGCCCTCGCCGCGTGCCAGCGCGTCAACCACGAAGGCATCGCCGTCAGCCTGGACTCGCTCGGTGAATCGGTCACCACCGAACCCGAAGCCCAGAAGTCCGCCGACATCTATCACCAACTCCTCGACGCGATCGAAGTACGCAAGCTGAACGCAAACGTCAGCGTCAAACTCTCGCAGGTTGGCATGGACTTTGACCCCGCTCTCGCCGAGCGCATCGTCGGCGAAATGGTCCAGCACGCCGCCGCCGTCAAATCTTTCGTTCGCATCGACATGGAAGGCTCACCCTATACCGAAGCCACCATCGCCATGACCGAGCGCCTCGCTGCAAAGTTTCCCGGAGCCGTCGGCACCGTCCTGCAGGCCTATCTCTTCCGCACCGAAGCGGACACCGAGCGTCTGCTGGGGCAGGGAATTCGCATTCGCCTCTGCAAAGGCGCCTACAAGGAAGGTCCCGAAGTAGCCTTCCCGGCAAAGGCAGACGTCGACGCCAACTACGTCAAGCTGATGAAGCGCATGGTCACCTTCTCCAACAACGGCAAGGGCGTCTTCTGCGGCATCGCCACGCACGACGAAGCCATCGTCGACCAGATGCGCTCCTTCGTGCGCGAAAACAACATCGAGAAACACGCCTTCGAGTTCCAGATGCTCTATGGCGTCCGCCGCGACCTCCAGCGCAAACTAGCCGCCGACGGCTTTGGCGTCCGCGTCTACATCCCCTTCGGCCCCGAGTGGTATCCCTACTTCATGCGCCGCCTCGCCGAACGCCCCGCCAACGTCCTCTTCCTCGCCAAAAACTTCTTCAAAAACTAA
- a CDS encoding RNA polymerase sigma factor, translated as MNDMGTLAINPRLLENLQAAENHHVAGDFGQMDDAAIMLELRTGNMAGFDFLIQKYRKPIIHFMYRMVHNQAVAEELAQEVFLRVYRSRETYRAEARFSTWLYRIATNLGVNYARDTRHERTASTVYLDEADSETGTTPDVADATISVEANLLRQERLNAIRQHVLALPERQRMAVLMHKYEGMDYKQIGDVLKLSESATKSLLFRAYQTLREKLKAFI; from the coding sequence ATGAATGATATGGGTACACTGGCGATCAACCCGAGACTTCTCGAAAACCTCCAGGCTGCCGAGAACCATCACGTAGCCGGTGATTTTGGCCAGATGGACGACGCGGCGATCATGTTGGAGCTGCGAACCGGCAATATGGCAGGCTTCGACTTCCTCATTCAGAAGTACCGTAAGCCGATCATTCACTTCATGTATCGCATGGTCCACAATCAGGCGGTCGCCGAAGAGCTTGCTCAGGAGGTTTTTCTTCGGGTCTACCGTTCCCGGGAGACCTACCGCGCTGAAGCTCGCTTCAGCACCTGGCTTTACCGAATCGCAACCAATTTGGGTGTCAACTACGCTCGCGATACCAGACATGAACGGACCGCTTCCACCGTTTATCTTGATGAAGCCGATTCGGAGACTGGCACCACACCGGACGTCGCGGACGCGACCATAAGTGTCGAAGCTAACCTACTTCGCCAGGAGCGACTTAATGCAATCCGTCAGCATGTACTCGCGCTGCCTGAGCGACAGCGTATGGCTGTACTTATGCATAAATACGAAGGAATGGACTACAAGCAAATCGGTGACGTTCTCAAATTGAGCGAATCCGCCACAAAATCGCTGCTCTTTCGCGCTTACCAGACGCTGCGCGAAAAATTAAAGGCATTTATTTAG
- a CDS encoding TlpA disulfide reductase family protein: MKLLVGLFLLSTSLVAQGSKHGTILGTWMGNATVHGQQVPVTLEISGSANDLHAALRNGPESSPASSTVFTGNHLLITFNYYAKTIDATLANGRLDGSFGTASARYPISLSSAGAVSAYNGPLAKNIEGDWEIATNSAKGEAAWQLRVEPQPHSSDVKAVIQRVDGDTGSLYGQWNGQSYKVSHFSAAGPALYSLTPQADGTLLVSNMLRADVNEQQGLVARRPAQARAAALPGPTDPTQQTTVKDPSARFAFSFPNLDGKVISNTDPQFDGKVVIVAIGGSWCPNCHDEAPFLESLYKQFHGQGLEIVNLSFEEADQLKDPQRLRAFIARYGLTYTVLVAGETEQLNEKIPQGVNLNCWPTSFFLGRDGRVKEIHAGFAGPANPPAHDALVHEVTELVEQLLAEPVPTQSASR; the protein is encoded by the coding sequence ATGAAGCTCTTAGTCGGCCTTTTTCTGCTCAGCACATCTCTCGTGGCCCAGGGTTCCAAACACGGCACCATTCTCGGCACATGGATGGGGAATGCCACCGTCCATGGCCAACAGGTTCCTGTGACGCTTGAGATCTCCGGGAGCGCAAACGACCTTCACGCCGCTTTGCGCAATGGGCCCGAGAGCAGCCCAGCATCAAGCACCGTTTTTACCGGAAATCATCTGCTGATCACCTTCAACTACTACGCAAAGACCATTGACGCGACGCTCGCGAATGGCCGATTGGACGGCTCCTTTGGTACAGCTTCTGCTCGCTACCCGATCAGCCTGAGTTCGGCTGGTGCTGTCTCTGCCTACAACGGGCCGCTTGCAAAGAACATCGAGGGAGACTGGGAGATTGCAACGAACTCAGCGAAGGGGGAGGCCGCGTGGCAACTTCGCGTGGAGCCGCAACCGCACTCTTCGGATGTCAAAGCCGTCATTCAGCGAGTCGATGGCGACACCGGCTCGCTCTACGGTCAGTGGAATGGTCAGAGTTATAAGGTCAGTCATTTTTCTGCCGCGGGGCCTGCGCTTTACTCTCTGACTCCGCAGGCCGATGGGACTCTTCTGGTTTCGAATATGCTGCGCGCTGATGTGAACGAACAGCAGGGTCTTGTGGCCCGCAGACCAGCACAGGCGCGGGCCGCAGCGCTGCCAGGGCCGACTGATCCAACACAGCAAACTACAGTCAAAGACCCTTCTGCCCGCTTCGCTTTCAGCTTTCCTAACCTCGACGGCAAGGTGATTTCGAATACCGATCCGCAGTTTGATGGGAAGGTCGTCATTGTGGCGATTGGTGGATCGTGGTGCCCCAATTGCCATGATGAGGCGCCGTTTCTTGAGAGCCTCTATAAGCAGTTTCATGGTCAGGGCCTGGAGATTGTGAACCTGTCGTTTGAAGAGGCAGATCAGTTGAAAGACCCGCAAAGACTGAGGGCTTTCATTGCTCGCTACGGGCTGACATACACGGTTCTGGTGGCTGGGGAGACGGAACAACTCAATGAAAAAATTCCTCAGGGCGTGAATTTGAACTGCTGGCCGACTTCGTTTTTTCTGGGGCGTGATGGGCGGGTGAAGGAGATTCACGCGGGTTTCGCGGGACCGGCGAATCCGCCGGCGCATGATGCGCTTGTGCATGAGGTCACGGAACTGGTTGAACAGTTGCTTGCGGAGCCGGTTCCGACGCAGTCTGCTTCGCGATAG
- a CDS encoding zinc dependent phospholipase C family protein translates to MRGTSTPASEGVHLILTSRRSTLLKTIASLALLLTAPPAVPYSVQTHQELIDLAWKQTIRPLLLKQYPTLTEAQLQEAHAYAYGGCAIQDFGYYPFGNAFFSELTHYVRSGDFVLALLHNAKTADELAFAIGSLSHYIGDNFGHKYAVNQSVPIEFPKLEKKYGSSVNYAENPHAHVQTEFAFDINQLSKRRFAPSDYLKHVGLEVPMSLLRTAFFETYGLRLPDIIGSKETSIHIYRYAVRRFLPNIARAETILHKNSFPTDTPSPDLDTLRADLLQASADNEWEKYRKTPGFRSHLYAGFIFILPKVGTLKMLAIKGPTPQTEDFYIKSVNHSIIALRLVLTNYDSIDHYISNRDLDTGDVVHPGGYPLTDITYAKLLAVITKNPSNIVPNELKHDLIAYYADPQSPITTKNDPQKWAQVQTNLKTLATMKTIGDLDPIPDEILAE, encoded by the coding sequence ATGAGAGGAACAAGCACGCCAGCATCAGAAGGGGTCCACCTCATTCTCACCTCACGTCGCTCTACCCTCCTCAAGACGATAGCGTCCCTGGCACTGCTCCTCACGGCACCCCCCGCCGTCCCCTACTCCGTCCAGACCCATCAGGAGCTCATCGACCTCGCCTGGAAACAGACCATCCGCCCTCTTCTGCTCAAGCAATACCCCACCCTCACCGAAGCTCAGCTCCAGGAAGCTCACGCCTACGCCTACGGCGGCTGCGCGATTCAGGACTTCGGCTACTACCCCTTCGGCAATGCCTTCTTCTCCGAGCTCACCCACTACGTCCGCTCCGGCGACTTCGTCCTCGCCCTCCTTCACAACGCCAAAACCGCCGATGAGCTCGCCTTCGCCATCGGCTCCCTCTCCCACTACATCGGTGACAACTTCGGTCACAAATACGCCGTCAACCAATCCGTCCCTATCGAGTTCCCCAAGCTCGAAAAAAAGTACGGCTCCTCCGTCAACTACGCCGAAAACCCCCACGCCCACGTCCAGACCGAGTTCGCCTTCGACATCAACCAGCTCAGTAAACGTCGCTTCGCCCCCTCCGACTATCTCAAACACGTAGGCCTCGAAGTCCCGATGTCCCTTCTTCGCACTGCCTTCTTCGAAACCTACGGGCTCCGCCTCCCCGACATCATCGGAAGCAAAGAGACCTCCATCCACATCTACCGCTACGCCGTTCGCCGCTTCCTGCCCAACATCGCCCGCGCCGAAACCATTCTGCACAAAAACAGCTTCCCCACCGACACTCCCAGTCCTGATCTCGACACCCTCCGAGCCGATCTCCTCCAGGCATCAGCCGACAACGAATGGGAAAAATATCGCAAAACTCCTGGCTTCCGCAGTCATCTCTACGCCGGATTCATCTTCATCCTGCCCAAGGTGGGCACCCTCAAGATGCTGGCCATCAAGGGCCCCACTCCGCAGACCGAAGACTTTTACATCAAGAGCGTGAACCACTCCATCATCGCTCTGCGACTCGTCCTCACCAACTACGACTCCATCGACCACTACATCTCCAACCGCGATCTCGACACCGGAGACGTCGTACATCCCGGCGGCTATCCGCTCACCGACATCACGTACGCCAAGCTCCTCGCCGTCATCACCAAGAACCCATCCAACATCGTCCCCAACGAACTCAAGCACGACCTCATCGCCTACTACGCCGATCCGCAGTCCCCCATCACGACGAAAAACGATCCTCAAAAGTGGGCGCAGGTTCAAACCAATCTAAAAACCCTGGCCACCATGAAGACCATCGGCGACCTCGACCCAATCCCCGACGAGATTCTGGCCGAATAA
- a CDS encoding VOC family protein, with amino-acid sequence MKEEQTAEILQEVAQIAFTVPDLEKAKAFYRDVLQLRFLFDAGTMSFFQCGAVRIMVGAGERPHDSGGAIVYFRVENLEKATQVLRSRGVRFTQEPHIVARMKSHDLWMAFLKDPAGNTFGMISEIVRATDGGKQ; translated from the coding sequence ATGAAAGAGGAGCAGACCGCCGAAATCCTGCAAGAGGTGGCCCAAATAGCTTTTACCGTGCCGGATTTGGAAAAAGCGAAGGCCTTCTATCGTGACGTGCTCCAGCTACGCTTTCTGTTCGACGCCGGGACGATGTCCTTCTTTCAGTGCGGAGCCGTGCGGATCATGGTGGGTGCGGGCGAACGGCCTCACGACTCTGGAGGGGCAATCGTGTACTTTCGCGTGGAAAATTTGGAGAAAGCAACGCAGGTGTTGCGGTCACGCGGCGTGCGCTTCACTCAAGAGCCACACATAGTAGCCAGGATGAAAAGCCATGACCTTTGGATGGCCTTTCTCAAAGACCCTGCGGGCAATACCTTCGGCATGATCAGTGAAATCGTTCGCGCGACGGATGGAGGAAAGCAATGA
- a CDS encoding anti-sigma factor has protein sequence MNCTDCKSEIFDLLMDPASPANATARAHIESCADCGREFKSMKATFALLDTWNAPDPSPYFDQKLAVRLREEKELAPAGWFERLKARVLFNTGRQFRPALAGALALILLVGGGTVANLTGFPHSAPETSATVQDLQILDKNAQTLQTMDQLLQDDSPADDAAAPPIS, from the coding sequence ATGAACTGCACAGACTGCAAATCCGAGATCTTCGATTTACTCATGGATCCGGCCTCGCCTGCCAATGCGACTGCGCGGGCACATATCGAGTCCTGCGCCGACTGCGGCCGTGAGTTTAAGTCGATGAAGGCTACCTTTGCTCTGCTCGATACCTGGAACGCACCGGATCCTTCGCCCTACTTTGATCAAAAGCTGGCTGTCCGTCTCCGGGAAGAAAAAGAACTCGCGCCAGCAGGTTGGTTCGAACGGCTAAAAGCCCGCGTTCTCTTCAATACGGGACGGCAGTTTCGTCCCGCGCTCGCTGGCGCTTTAGCGTTGATCCTTCTCGTAGGCGGGGGCACGGTGGCCAACCTGACCGGCTTCCCTCACTCTGCCCCTGAGACGTCCGCCACCGTCCAGGATCTGCAAATTCTCGATAAAAACGCGCAAACTTTGCAGACGATGGATCAGCTTTTACAGGACGATAGCCCTGCTGATGATGCGGCAGCTCCTCCTATTAGCTAA
- a CDS encoding rhamnogalacturonan acetylesterase: MPRIFPTLATFATLTVASHAQTPNLALMKYACGPANRMFASLSPTSRFTDTTAGFDLIASPEIAGNSCTSDQPFFFSVAIPEGNYRVTVILGGPQASVTTVRAEGRRLMLEKIPTEPNASLTRSFDTNVRYPEIAGNPANLVKLKDREQGILNWDHKLTLEFNGDHPSVRSISIEPIPNEPTIYLAGDSTVVDQYYEPWAAWGQMLPRFFLPGVVIANHAESGETTRSFVTEHRLAKIMTTIKPGDYLFIQFAHNDMKPGAVSLDDYKTLLADYIAQSRAKGATPVLVTSMNRRTFDDSGHITNSFGGYPDAMREVAAQQKVALIDLNAMSKTLFETLGPEGSIKAFMHYPANAYVNQTKAISDDTHFNSYGAYELARCIVHSIRESNLPIAKFLDPAVPDFNPAHPDSQPDFHLPATPILIKSDPTKVGQT, from the coding sequence GTGCCACGAATCTTCCCTACCCTCGCCACCTTTGCCACCCTTACGGTCGCCTCCCACGCGCAGACCCCCAACCTCGCCCTGATGAAGTACGCCTGCGGTCCCGCCAACCGCATGTTCGCCAGCCTCAGCCCAACCTCTCGCTTCACCGACACTACCGCCGGCTTCGACCTCATCGCGTCACCCGAAATCGCCGGCAACTCCTGCACCAGCGATCAGCCGTTCTTCTTCTCCGTCGCCATTCCCGAAGGCAACTATCGCGTCACCGTCATCCTCGGCGGCCCACAAGCCTCCGTCACCACTGTGCGCGCAGAAGGCCGCCGCCTCATGCTCGAAAAGATCCCCACGGAACCGAACGCGTCCCTCACACGCTCCTTCGACACCAACGTCCGCTACCCCGAGATCGCCGGCAACCCAGCCAACCTCGTCAAACTCAAAGACCGCGAGCAAGGCATCCTCAACTGGGACCACAAACTCACCCTCGAGTTCAACGGCGACCACCCCAGCGTCCGCTCCATCTCCATCGAACCCATCCCCAACGAGCCCACCATCTACCTCGCCGGCGACTCCACCGTCGTCGACCAGTACTACGAGCCCTGGGCCGCCTGGGGCCAGATGCTTCCACGCTTCTTCCTGCCCGGCGTCGTCATCGCCAACCACGCCGAATCCGGTGAGACCACCCGAAGCTTCGTCACCGAACATCGCCTCGCCAAAATCATGACAACCATCAAGCCCGGCGACTACCTCTTCATCCAGTTCGCCCACAACGACATGAAGCCCGGCGCTGTATCTCTCGACGACTACAAAACCCTCCTCGCCGACTACATCGCCCAAAGCCGCGCCAAAGGCGCAACTCCCGTCCTCGTCACCTCCATGAACCGCCGCACCTTCGACGACTCCGGCCACATCACCAACTCCTTCGGTGGCTACCCCGACGCCATGCGCGAAGTCGCAGCCCAACAAAAAGTTGCCCTCATCGACCTCAACGCCATGAGCAAAACGCTCTTTGAAACCCTTGGCCCCGAAGGCAGCATCAAAGCCTTCATGCACTACCCCGCCAACGCCTACGTGAACCAGACCAAGGCCATCAGTGACGATACGCACTTCAACAGCTACGGCGCCTACGAGCTCGCACGTTGCATTGTTCACAGCATTCGCGAATCCAACCTCCCCATCGCGAAGTTCCTCGACCCCGCCGTACCCGACTTCAACCCGGCCCACCCCGACTCTCAACCGGACTTTCACCTGCCCGCTACCCCAATCCTCATCAAATCCGACCCAACCAAGGTTGGCCAAACCTAA
- a CDS encoding MarR family winged helix-turn-helix transcriptional regulator, translating to MKKTRDSDQLASELHSVAIRLLRGLRRADQASGSTAPRLSALSVIVFSGSITLGALAEAEQVRPPTMTRIVNALAQQQLVSKQRDSKDGRLTQIVATMKGKKLLLQGRDRRVRRLSQSITALDNDELEKLDAALSTIRRLIETLTPD from the coding sequence ATGAAGAAAACACGCGATTCGGATCAACTCGCAAGCGAGTTACATTCTGTGGCGATACGCTTGTTGCGAGGCTTGAGGCGGGCCGATCAGGCCAGTGGTTCAACTGCGCCCCGCTTGTCGGCCCTATCTGTAATAGTCTTCAGTGGCTCGATCACCTTGGGCGCTCTCGCCGAAGCCGAGCAGGTGCGCCCACCCACAATGACGCGCATAGTAAACGCTTTAGCGCAACAACAGCTTGTCTCCAAACAGAGAGACTCGAAGGACGGACGCCTAACGCAGATCGTAGCGACGATGAAGGGGAAGAAGTTGCTGCTGCAAGGTCGTGACCGCCGTGTTCGTCGGCTGAGTCAATCCATTACGGCACTCGATAACGATGAACTTGAGAAACTCGACGCCGCGCTCAGTACGATTCGT
- a CDS encoding DUF3106 domain-containing protein — translation MPFSIQSRRALKPAFTALLLVTASVAGIAQPRPMHQGGAPARLGVSQARPSPGPGPKRNQEHLAQWMDRHSNLPLADQQRALENEPGFRDLPPQTQQRMRDRLTQLNNMTPEQRRRVIERTEAMEHLTPPQRQQVVGALRQLGSLPEDRRRLVARAFRDLREMPPQQRDAILKEDRFRSQFSEQERNTLSGLLAVEPYLPVQHPNDGPSFGK, via the coding sequence ATGCCATTCTCAATCCAATCACGCCGAGCCCTCAAACCGGCTTTTACTGCCTTGTTGCTGGTCACAGCTTCAGTAGCGGGTATCGCTCAGCCGAGACCCATGCATCAGGGCGGCGCCCCTGCGCGCCTTGGCGTAAGTCAGGCACGACCGAGCCCCGGTCCGGGACCTAAAAGGAATCAAGAGCACCTGGCACAGTGGATGGATCGTCACAGCAATCTTCCGCTAGCGGACCAACAGCGAGCCTTGGAAAACGAGCCTGGCTTCCGAGATCTTCCTCCGCAGACACAGCAGCGAATGCGCGACCGTCTGACACAACTTAACAATATGACCCCCGAGCAACGCCGCCGCGTGATTGAACGGACTGAGGCGATGGAGCATTTGACGCCTCCGCAGCGACAGCAGGTAGTGGGCGCTTTGCGGCAGCTTGGCAGCCTTCCGGAAGACCGTCGCCGTCTTGTCGCTCGTGCCTTCCGAGATCTCCGCGAAATGCCGCCCCAGCAGCGCGACGCCATCCTCAAAGAAGATCGCTTCCGCAGTCAATTTTCGGAACAGGAACGCAACACGCTCTCCGGGCTCCTAGCGGTCGAACCGTATCTTCCTGTTCAGCATCCGAACGATGGGCCGTCCTTTGGGAAATAG